From the genome of Blautia pseudococcoides, one region includes:
- a CDS encoding V-type ATP synthase subunit D: MASTQVNPTRMELTKQKKKLVTAVKGHKLLKDKRDELMRQFLDLARENMALRLKVEEGIKEANKNFVIAKAGMSEQTLNTALMAPKQEVYLDAGKKNVMSVDIPVFQSQTRTADANDIYSYGFAFTSGDLDGAVKSLADILPDMLKLAEIEKSCQLMASEIEKTRRRVNALEHVIIPETQENIKYITMKLDESERSTQIRLMKVKDMMLEEAHHYKEKDRERVYSAG, translated from the coding sequence TTGGCATCTACCCAGGTGAATCCTACCAGAATGGAGCTTACCAAGCAGAAGAAGAAGCTGGTTACCGCCGTCAAGGGTCACAAGCTTTTGAAGGACAAACGTGACGAGCTTATGCGTCAGTTCCTGGATCTGGCAAGAGAAAATATGGCTCTGCGCCTGAAAGTGGAAGAGGGTATTAAAGAGGCTAACAAGAACTTCGTGATCGCAAAAGCCGGCATGTCCGAACAGACCCTGAACACAGCGCTGATGGCACCAAAACAAGAGGTGTATCTGGATGCGGGCAAGAAGAATGTCATGAGTGTTGACATTCCTGTTTTCCAGTCCCAGACCAGGACCGCAGATGCAAATGACATCTATTCCTACGGTTTTGCCTTTACATCAGGTGACCTGGACGGCGCGGTGAAATCTCTGGCAGATATCCTGCCGGATATGCTGAAGCTTGCGGAGATTGAGAAATCCTGCCAGCTTATGGCTTCCGAGATTGAGAAGACCCGACGCAGAGTAAACGCTCTGGAACATGTTATTATTCCGGAGACTCAGGAAAATATTAAGTATATTACCATGAAGTTGGACGAGAGCGAGAGAAGTACACAGATCCGTCTGATGAAAGTAAAAGATATGATGCTTGAAGAAGCGCATCATTATAAGGAAAAGGACAGAGAACGCGTGTATAGCGCGGGCTGA
- a CDS encoding helix-turn-helix domain-containing protein: MDMQTIRHNCRLLYYLTQIPVFCLSQDGSICFTYPRLVGMDLFPLPRMPKKLPRKGTAPLPVLFMEYSAYYSAGLSFPAADGCFSLHFGPCLFSRLSDREFKQAFPELSVLSPGSRYTLMSALPVMEQEYFYNYLSLACCLFFREQINTEDIMEANDLITPAPIPAAVQKTLFHRRESSAFHTPYSYEKNLLDAVRAGDLIRAKECMNELSLTGKPGILSANPLRHAQNLFIAHITQITRAAIEGGAEEDMAYAMSDSFIQASEKCTSITRLLTLRDQATCEFTAAAAKAKGITTHSPAIRRAVNFINNHQQEKICLSDIAHAAGLSKDRFSHLFRQEMAISPMEYLNRKRVETSKSLLTVFQYSISEVSMILAFSSQSHYISVFKKYTGMTRRQYRDSF, from the coding sequence ATGGATATGCAAACCATCCGCCATAACTGCCGCCTGCTTTATTACCTGACACAGATTCCTGTCTTCTGCCTGTCACAGGACGGCAGCATATGCTTCACCTATCCCCGGCTTGTAGGTATGGACTTATTCCCCCTTCCCCGTATGCCCAAGAAACTGCCCCGCAAAGGTACTGCCCCGCTGCCTGTTCTCTTCATGGAATACAGCGCGTATTACAGTGCAGGGCTATCCTTTCCCGCGGCTGACGGATGTTTTTCTCTTCACTTTGGTCCCTGTCTCTTTTCCCGGCTTTCCGACAGGGAATTTAAACAGGCTTTCCCGGAGCTGTCCGTATTGTCTCCGGGCAGCCGTTACACGCTTATGTCAGCGCTGCCTGTTATGGAACAGGAATATTTTTATAATTATCTTTCCCTGGCCTGCTGCTTATTCTTCCGGGAACAGATCAATACGGAGGATATTATGGAGGCAAATGACCTGATCACCCCCGCACCCATACCTGCTGCTGTGCAAAAGACACTTTTTCATCGAAGAGAATCCTCCGCATTTCACACACCTTATTCATACGAAAAAAATCTCCTGGACGCAGTGCGCGCAGGAGACCTTATACGTGCCAAAGAATGTATGAATGAATTAAGCCTTACAGGTAAACCGGGAATTCTCTCTGCAAATCCCCTGCGGCACGCGCAGAACCTTTTCATTGCCCACATTACCCAAATCACCAGGGCTGCTATTGAAGGAGGCGCAGAAGAAGATATGGCTTACGCAATGAGCGACAGCTTTATCCAGGCTTCTGAAAAATGCACCTCCATCACACGCCTTCTTACTCTGCGTGACCAGGCCACCTGTGAATTCACGGCTGCAGCAGCGAAGGCAAAAGGTATCACCACCCATTCTCCGGCCATACGCAGAGCCGTGAATTTCATAAATAACCATCAACAGGAAAAAATATGCCTCTCCGACATTGCCCATGCCGCGGGCTTGAGCAAAGACCGTTTCTCCCATCTGTTCCGTCAGGAAATGGCTATAAGTCCTATGGAATACCTGAACCGGAAGCGTGTGGAGACATCCAAGTCTCTGCTGACTGTTTTTCAGTATTCTATATCTGAAGTCAGCATGATACTGGCCTTTTCCAGTCAGAGTCATTATATTTCCGTGTTTAAAAAATACACAGGCATGACTCGCAGGCAGTATCGGGATTCTTTCTAA
- a CDS encoding V-type ATP synthase subunit B — protein MPKEYRTIQEVAGPLMLVRGVENVHFDELGEIELASGETRRCRVLEINGSDALVQLFESSTGINLSDSKVRFLGRSMELGVSEDMLGRVFDGMGRPIDEGPEILPDERRDINGLPMNPAARMYPEEFIQTGVSAIDGLNTLVRGQKLPIFSASGLPHAQLAAQIARQAKVRGTGENFAVVFAALGITFEESNFFIESFKETGAIDRTVLFINLANDPAVERIATPKMALTAAEYLAFEKDMHVLVILTDITNYADALREVSAARKEVPGRRGYPGYMYTDLATMYERAGRKKGSNGSITMIPILTMPEDDKTHPIPDLTGYITEGQIILSRELYRKGVTPPIDVLPSLSRLKDKGIGEGKTRADHANTMNQLFAAYARGKEAKELMTILGEAALSDIDLIYAKFADAFEAEYVSQGYTTNRDIEETLRIGWKLLSILPRSELKRIDDKFLDEYYGKQ, from the coding sequence ATGCCGAAAGAGTATAGAACCATACAGGAAGTTGCCGGCCCTCTGATGTTGGTGCGCGGTGTTGAAAATGTACATTTTGATGAGTTAGGTGAGATCGAGCTGGCAAGCGGTGAGACACGCCGCTGCCGTGTACTTGAGATCAACGGAAGTGATGCTTTGGTACAGCTTTTCGAGAGCTCCACAGGTATCAACCTGTCTGACAGTAAGGTGCGTTTCCTGGGACGAAGCATGGAGCTGGGTGTATCTGAGGATATGCTGGGCCGTGTATTCGACGGTATGGGACGTCCTATTGATGAAGGTCCGGAGATCCTTCCGGATGAGAGGCGTGATATCAATGGTCTGCCTATGAACCCGGCTGCCAGAATGTACCCGGAAGAGTTCATTCAGACCGGTGTATCTGCCATTGATGGTCTGAACACACTGGTTCGTGGCCAGAAGCTGCCTATTTTCTCCGCATCAGGTCTTCCTCATGCGCAGTTGGCAGCACAGATCGCCAGACAGGCTAAGGTTCGCGGTACGGGTGAGAACTTCGCCGTTGTATTTGCCGCTTTAGGTATTACTTTTGAGGAGTCTAACTTCTTTATTGAAAGTTTTAAAGAGACAGGAGCCATTGACAGGACGGTTCTGTTCATCAACCTGGCAAATGACCCGGCTGTTGAGCGTATCGCAACGCCTAAGATGGCCCTCACCGCAGCAGAATATCTTGCATTTGAGAAAGATATGCATGTACTGGTAATCCTTACCGATATCACAAACTACGCAGATGCCCTGCGTGAGGTTTCCGCAGCCCGTAAAGAGGTTCCGGGACGCCGTGGATATCCGGGTTATATGTATACAGACCTGGCAACCATGTATGAAAGAGCAGGACGTAAGAAGGGAAGTAATGGTTCCATTACCATGATTCCGATCCTTACCATGCCTGAGGATGATAAAACCCATCCAATCCCTGACCTTACCGGATATATCACCGAGGGGCAGATCATTCTGAGCCGTGAGCTTTACAGAAAGGGTGTAACACCGCCTATTGATGTTCTGCCGTCTCTGTCACGACTGAAAGATAAAGGTATCGGTGAAGGTAAGACGCGTGCTGACCATGCAAACACCATGAACCAGTTATTCGCTGCCTATGCCCGTGGTAAAGAGGCAAAAGAGCTGATGACGATCCTTGGTGAGGCGGCACTTTCTGATATTGACCTTATCTATGCAAAATTCGCGGATGCTTTTGAGGCAGAGTATGTTTCACAGGGCTATACCACAAACCGCGATATTGAGGAGACACTGCGTATCGGCTGGAAGCTGCTTTCCATACTGCCGAGGAGCGAGCTGAAACGTATAGATGATAAATTCCTTGATGAATATTACGGTAAACAATAA